The following proteins come from a genomic window of Gottfriedia acidiceleris:
- the gcvPB gene encoding aminomethyl-transferring glycine dehydrogenase subunit GcvPB, whose protein sequence is MLKDQPLVFEMSKEGRIAYSLPTMDVEEFDIEEVIPAAYVRKEKANLPEVSELDLMRHYTALSKRNHGVDSGFYPLGSCTMKYNPKINEAVARMAGFAHVHPLQDEYSVQGALELMHELQQELKEITGMDEVTLQPAAGAHGEWTGLMIIRAYHESRGDFNRTKVIVPDSAHGTNPASATVAGFETITVKSNEKGLVDLDDLRRVVDENVAALMLTNPNTLGLFEEDIYEIAEIIHAAGGKVYYDGANLNAVLSKARPGDMGFDVVHLNLHKTFTGPHGGGGPGSGPVGVKADLIPYLPAPIVEKVGEEYVLNFDRPESIGRVKPFFGNFGINVRAYTYIRSMGPEGLKQVTEDAVLNANYMMRRLEPYFDLPFDRHCKHEFVLSGKRQKKLGVRTLDIAKRLLDFGYHPPTIYFPLNVEECIMIEPTETESKETLDSFIDTMITIAKEAEENPEIVQEAPHTTVVSRLDETLAARKPVLRYIKA, encoded by the coding sequence ATGCTGAAGGATCAACCGTTAGTTTTTGAGATGAGTAAAGAAGGTCGTATCGCATATAGTCTTCCAACGATGGACGTTGAGGAGTTCGATATTGAGGAAGTAATTCCAGCGGCTTATGTTCGTAAAGAAAAAGCAAATTTACCTGAAGTATCTGAATTAGATTTAATGCGTCATTATACAGCGCTTTCAAAAAGAAATCATGGTGTAGATTCTGGATTCTATCCACTTGGATCTTGTACAATGAAATACAATCCAAAAATTAACGAAGCTGTTGCACGTATGGCCGGTTTTGCACATGTTCATCCACTACAAGATGAGTATTCTGTTCAAGGTGCATTAGAATTAATGCATGAGCTTCAACAAGAATTAAAAGAAATTACTGGAATGGATGAAGTAACTTTACAACCAGCTGCTGGTGCACATGGTGAGTGGACTGGATTAATGATTATCCGTGCATATCACGAAAGCCGCGGTGACTTCAACCGTACTAAAGTAATCGTACCTGACTCTGCTCACGGTACTAACCCAGCATCTGCAACTGTTGCAGGTTTCGAAACAATCACAGTTAAATCAAATGAAAAAGGCTTAGTTGACTTAGATGATTTACGTCGTGTAGTTGATGAAAACGTTGCAGCATTAATGCTTACGAATCCAAATACATTAGGCCTATTTGAAGAAGATATTTATGAAATTGCTGAGATCATACATGCTGCAGGCGGAAAAGTATATTATGATGGAGCTAACTTAAATGCTGTATTAAGTAAAGCACGCCCTGGAGATATGGGATTTGATGTAGTACATTTAAATCTTCACAAAACATTCACTGGTCCACACGGTGGCGGTGGCCCTGGTTCAGGACCTGTAGGGGTTAAAGCAGATTTAATTCCATACTTACCAGCACCAATCGTTGAAAAAGTTGGAGAAGAATATGTTTTAAATTTCGATCGTCCAGAGTCAATCGGTCGTGTAAAACCTTTCTTTGGAAACTTTGGAATTAATGTTCGTGCATATACTTACATTCGTTCAATGGGTCCAGAAGGATTAAAACAAGTAACAGAAGATGCAGTTTTAAATGCTAACTATATGATGCGTCGTTTAGAACCATATTTTGACCTACCATTCGATCGTCATTGTAAGCATGAGTTCGTATTAAGTGGAAAACGTCAAAAGAAATTAGGTGTTCGTACTTTAGATATCGCAAAACGCCTATTAGATTTTGGTTACCACCCACCAACAATTTACTTCCCATTAAACGTGGAAGAATGTATTATGATTGAACCAACTGAAACTGAATCAAAAGAAACATTAGATTCATTTATCGATACAATGATTACAATTGCTAAAGAAGCTGAAGAAAACCCAGAAATCGTACAAGAGGCTCCACATACAACTGTTGTAAGTCGTCTTGACGAAACTTTAGCAGCTCGTAAACCTGTATTACGTTATATTAAAGCATAA
- a CDS encoding bifunctional metallophosphatase/5'-nucleotidase yields MVSSKPAARNIPINPKKVKNRFIHVQLLSINDFHGQLDTTRKFNGRNVGGVEYLSAYLNQKKKENKHTILVHAGDMVGGSPPISSFLQDEPTIEVLNKMGFDYGTLGNHEFDRGVNEMLRLIRGGNNQNTGYFTGANFPYICANVIDDHTGKTILPPYSIKNINGVPIGFIGVVIKDTPKIAPPHKTDGVKFIDEVKAINNSVKTLKKHGVKTIVVLAHNGGNQSKANGNATGEIVRMAKKMDDEVDVIISGHTHTYLNKEVDGKLIVQSYSYGISFSDILLTIDPHTKDIVDKKASIKMVYRDGIRPDLEIKKMIQNYESKIEPIVNKIVGKAANDILSKKNHNGESSLGNMIADSQRLAMKSDFAFMNFSGIRADLPKGDITLDELFTIQPFKIKLVKMTLSGEQIRELLNQQWQENGSVRMLQISGLKYTWDNTKDSGQKVINIMRTDGTPINPQASYTVTTNSYLANGGDNFSVLLLGKKKVEGPTDLDAFEVYVKKQKQSLVQAFDGRINRIK; encoded by the coding sequence ATGGTTTCTAGTAAACCGGCTGCTAGAAACATTCCTATTAACCCCAAGAAAGTTAAGAACCGTTTCATTCATGTACAATTACTTAGCATTAATGATTTTCATGGACAATTAGATACGACCCGAAAATTTAACGGCAGGAATGTTGGCGGAGTAGAATATCTATCCGCATATTTAAATCAGAAGAAAAAAGAAAATAAACATACTATTTTAGTGCATGCTGGTGACATGGTTGGTGGAAGTCCTCCAATCTCTTCTTTTCTTCAGGATGAACCTACAATTGAAGTATTAAACAAGATGGGTTTTGACTATGGGACTCTAGGAAACCATGAATTCGATCGTGGTGTGAATGAAATGTTGAGGTTGATCCGAGGAGGAAACAATCAAAATACTGGTTATTTTACTGGGGCAAATTTCCCGTATATATGCGCAAACGTAATCGACGATCATACAGGCAAGACCATTCTGCCCCCATACAGTATAAAAAATATTAATGGCGTACCGATTGGATTTATCGGCGTCGTAATAAAAGATACTCCAAAGATTGCACCACCACATAAAACAGATGGCGTTAAGTTTATTGATGAAGTAAAAGCAATCAATAATTCAGTAAAAACACTTAAAAAACATGGTGTAAAAACAATTGTGGTATTGGCACATAATGGTGGAAATCAGTCCAAAGCAAATGGAAATGCGACAGGTGAAATCGTTAGAATGGCAAAAAAAATGGATGATGAAGTTGACGTAATAATTTCTGGACATACACATACTTATCTTAACAAAGAAGTAGACGGAAAGCTGATTGTTCAATCCTACTCTTATGGTATATCTTTCTCTGACATTCTTTTAACAATTGATCCTCATACGAAAGATATTGTAGACAAAAAGGCAAGTATAAAGATGGTCTACCGAGATGGTATTAGACCAGATCTTGAAATAAAGAAAATGATACAAAATTATGAATCTAAAATTGAACCTATTGTAAATAAAATCGTTGGAAAAGCTGCAAACGATATTTTAAGTAAGAAGAATCACAATGGAGAATCTAGTTTAGGAAATATGATTGCAGATTCACAACGTCTTGCAATGAAGTCTGATTTCGCATTTATGAACTTTAGTGGAATACGTGCTGATCTCCCAAAAGGGGATATAACTTTGGATGAATTGTTCACAATCCAACCATTTAAAATTAAACTCGTTAAAATGACATTGTCTGGTGAACAAATCCGGGAACTTCTCAATCAGCAATGGCAGGAAAATGGTAGTGTTCGGATGCTACAAATATCAGGTTTAAAATACACATGGGATAATACGAAAGATTCTGGTCAAAAAGTGATTAATATCATGCGAACAGATGGTACGCCAATTAACCCACAAGCTAGTTATACTGTCACTACAAATAGCTATCTTGCAAATGGCGGTGACAATTTCTCGGTATTGCTATTAGGTAAAAAGAAAGTAGAAGGTCCAACAGATTTAGATGCATTTGAAGTTTATGTGAAGAAACAAAAGCAATCATTGGTCCAGGCATTTGATGGTCGGATTAATCGGATTAAATAG
- a CDS encoding aspartate kinase, which translates to MKIVKFGGSSLATSEQIEKVFQIVTSDVERKIIVVSAPGKRFPDDIKVTDLLISCAQLALQGKDYSKEFIQIIQRYSEIANGLGLSENIMNEILLGIELSLSSKKDHPARYMDAVMACGEDNCARLVASYFQLKELEASYINPKEAGLFVTNEPGHAQVLAKSYENLFELRKKSGILIFPGFFGYSEDGHIVTFSRSGSDITGSVVANGVKASLYENFTDVDAVFSVNPAIIHNPKEIKELTYREMRELSYAGFNVFHDEALIPAFQAGIPVNIKNTNNPTAPGSRIVKERTLSNGPLIGIASDNGFCSIYISKYLMNREIGFGRKLLQILEDYQISYEHQPSGIDDISIIIRQNQLPVELEFQIIKRIQDELDADHVVVERDLALIMLVGEGMRHNVGTTARASKALANAGINIEMINQGSSEVSMMFGVKTCDEKKAVQVIYEEFFSKNVI; encoded by the coding sequence ATGAAAATCGTAAAGTTTGGTGGATCTTCATTAGCCACTTCGGAACAAATTGAAAAAGTATTTCAAATTGTTACATCAGATGTTGAACGTAAAATTATCGTTGTATCTGCACCAGGTAAAAGATTTCCAGATGATATCAAAGTTACCGATTTACTAATTAGTTGCGCACAACTTGCTCTACAGGGAAAGGATTATTCGAAAGAATTCATTCAAATTATTCAAAGGTATTCTGAAATTGCAAATGGATTAGGTTTATCTGAGAATATTATGAATGAAATTTTACTAGGTATCGAACTTTCTTTAAGTAGTAAAAAGGATCATCCTGCAAGATATATGGATGCTGTTATGGCATGTGGGGAAGATAATTGTGCTAGATTAGTAGCGTCATATTTTCAGTTAAAAGAACTTGAGGCAAGTTATATTAATCCAAAAGAAGCAGGTTTATTTGTTACAAATGAACCAGGACATGCCCAAGTTTTAGCAAAAAGCTATGAGAACTTATTCGAATTGAGAAAAAAATCTGGAATTCTTATTTTCCCAGGATTCTTTGGCTATTCAGAAGATGGACATATCGTTACATTTTCTCGCAGTGGCTCAGATATTACTGGTTCTGTTGTTGCCAACGGAGTTAAAGCTTCTTTATATGAAAACTTTACTGATGTTGATGCAGTTTTTTCTGTAAATCCTGCGATTATTCATAATCCTAAGGAAATAAAAGAATTAACTTATCGAGAAATGAGGGAGTTATCTTATGCAGGCTTTAACGTATTTCATGACGAAGCATTGATACCTGCCTTTCAAGCTGGAATTCCAGTTAACATTAAAAATACGAATAATCCAACTGCTCCTGGTTCACGAATTGTTAAGGAACGTACGTTATCAAACGGTCCATTAATTGGGATCGCGAGTGATAATGGATTTTGTAGTATTTATATAAGCAAGTATTTAATGAACAGAGAAATAGGATTTGGGCGTAAATTATTGCAAATACTTGAGGATTATCAGATTTCATATGAGCATCAACCAAGTGGAATCGACGATATTTCGATTATTATTCGTCAAAATCAATTACCAGTTGAATTAGAGTTTCAAATTATTAAACGGATCCAAGATGAATTAGATGCAGACCATGTTGTCGTTGAAAGAGACCTTGCCTTGATCATGTTAGTAGGTGAGGGGATGCGTCATAATGTTGGTACTACTGCACGAGCGAGTAAGGCATTAGCAAATGCGGGAATAAATATTGAAATGATAAACCAAGGTTCTTCAGAAGTAAGTATGATGTTTGGCGTTAAAACATGCGATGAGAAAAAAGCAGTACAAGTTATTTATGAAGAATTCTTCTCAAAAAATGTCATCTAA
- a CDS encoding Lrp/AsnC family transcriptional regulator, with product MNMTEKEIQLLQCIEQNGRLSNDVIAKMIGATEKEVADILTKFENDRIILQYITLIDWGKVPVQESITAMIDVKVAPKRGVGFDEIAEKIYLYPEVKSVYLMSGTYDLSVVVEGKTMTSIASFVSQKLSTLESILSTTTHFILKRYKHDSIVYGQKQSDKRMVITP from the coding sequence ATGAATATGACAGAAAAAGAAATACAATTACTTCAGTGTATTGAACAAAATGGACGCTTAAGTAATGACGTAATAGCAAAAATGATAGGAGCTACTGAAAAAGAGGTAGCAGATATATTAACAAAATTTGAAAACGATCGCATAATTCTTCAATATATTACGCTTATTGATTGGGGGAAAGTGCCAGTTCAAGAAAGTATAACTGCAATGATTGATGTAAAAGTAGCTCCAAAACGTGGCGTAGGGTTTGATGAGATTGCTGAAAAAATCTATTTATACCCAGAAGTTAAATCAGTTTATTTGATGTCCGGAACATATGACTTATCAGTTGTAGTTGAAGGAAAAACAATGACATCAATTGCTTCATTTGTATCCCAAAAACTATCGACTTTAGAATCTATTTTATCAACGACTACCCATTTTATTTTAAAACGTTATAAACATGATAGTATCGTATACGGTCAAAAACAAAGTGATAAGCGTATGGTGATTACGCCATGA
- a CDS encoding aminotransferase, whose translation MSKFNLSNTVTTLQPSGIRKFFDLAASMDNVISLGVGEPDFVTPWNVREASIYSLETGHTAYTSNAGLLELRQEVSRYFAKKFDVHYSPEDELIITVGASQGIDIALRTILNPGDEVIVIDPCFVSYAPLVSLAGGVPVHLSTTGEEEFKINLQALKKKLTPKTKAILLCNPNNPTGTLLEKELLEDLAVFVKKHNLIVISDEIYAELVYDGEYTSFANIDGMRDHTILISGFSKTFAMTGWRLGIVAAPSDIISHMLKVHQYAIMCAPTMSQHAAVEALRNGDHDVEAMRRSYMQRRNFLVQSLQEIGLSCHLPGGAFYVFPSIQNTGLTSEEFAEQLLLKERVAVVPGNVFGDCGEGYIRCSYATSLNQLIEATKRINRFLQTLPTYQPTNFIKVESK comes from the coding sequence ATGAGTAAATTTAACTTATCAAATACAGTAACTACACTACAACCATCAGGGATTCGAAAGTTTTTTGATTTAGCGGCTAGTATGGATAATGTCATTTCACTTGGGGTAGGTGAACCCGATTTTGTCACGCCTTGGAACGTGAGAGAAGCAAGTATTTATTCATTAGAAACAGGACATACGGCATATACTTCAAATGCTGGACTCCTAGAATTACGTCAAGAAGTAAGCCGATATTTTGCTAAGAAGTTTGATGTGCATTATAGTCCAGAAGATGAATTAATTATAACTGTAGGGGCAAGTCAAGGGATTGATATTGCTTTAAGAACAATTTTAAATCCAGGAGACGAAGTAATCGTTATTGATCCATGCTTTGTTTCGTATGCTCCTCTAGTTTCACTAGCAGGCGGTGTTCCAGTTCATTTATCAACGACAGGAGAAGAAGAATTTAAAATCAATCTTCAAGCGTTGAAAAAGAAACTTACACCGAAAACAAAGGCGATTTTACTTTGTAATCCTAATAATCCAACTGGTACTCTACTAGAAAAAGAATTATTAGAAGATTTAGCCGTATTTGTTAAAAAACATAATTTAATAGTCATTTCAGATGAAATTTATGCTGAGCTTGTTTATGATGGTGAATATACAAGCTTTGCAAATATCGATGGTATGCGAGACCATACAATTTTAATTTCTGGATTCTCTAAGACATTTGCAATGACAGGCTGGCGACTTGGAATTGTTGCAGCACCTTCGGACATTATTTCTCATATGCTTAAAGTTCATCAATATGCAATTATGTGTGCACCAACTATGTCACAGCATGCTGCAGTTGAAGCACTTCGAAATGGAGATCATGATGTAGAAGCAATGCGACGTAGTTATATGCAACGTCGTAATTTCCTTGTGCAATCTCTTCAAGAAATTGGATTATCATGTCATCTCCCAGGTGGAGCTTTTTATGTATTCCCATCAATACAGAATACTGGCTTAACATCAGAGGAGTTCGCTGAACAATTATTATTAAAAGAGAGAGTAGCGGTCGTCCCGGGAAATGTTTTTGGAGATTGTGGTGAAGGGTATATTCGATGTTCTTACGCAACTTCATTAAATCAATTAATCGAAGCTACAAAAAGGATTAATCGATTCTTACAGACTCTTCCAACTTACCAACCAACAAATTTTATTAAAGTTGAAAGTAAATAA
- a CDS encoding sirohydrochlorin chelatase codes for MDAILYVCHGSRVKSAVHSAIQFVKKVQKQIDCPIQEISFIELAEPSISVGLENCLRKGAKSVTVLPVLLLSANHAKVDIPLEIAKFQKVYPHIKIKIASPIGIHKNMINLIQKRINEKVKYLIKPTKILLVGRGSSDPLTIDDFNSIVKHLETNLKHPVLPAFMAVSKPSINEAWNQLLTEKNHQVIIVPYLFFSGTLMNELKDRIKSLPLEMQNNWILCETLGYDCLITSIFTERIIEAQTNELYTVIK; via the coding sequence ATGGATGCAATCTTATATGTATGTCATGGCAGCCGTGTAAAATCGGCTGTCCATTCAGCCATACAATTTGTTAAAAAAGTACAAAAACAAATCGATTGCCCTATTCAAGAAATTAGTTTTATTGAACTCGCAGAACCATCAATTTCAGTAGGATTAGAGAATTGTTTGCGTAAAGGAGCTAAATCGGTAACAGTATTGCCGGTTTTACTCCTTTCTGCAAATCATGCAAAGGTGGATATACCTCTTGAAATCGCTAAATTTCAAAAGGTATATCCGCATATAAAAATAAAAATTGCCTCTCCAATCGGAATACACAAAAATATGATCAATTTAATCCAAAAGCGAATTAATGAAAAGGTTAAGTATTTAATAAAGCCAACTAAAATATTGCTAGTTGGACGAGGAAGTAGTGATCCATTAACGATAGATGATTTCAATTCAATCGTTAAACATCTTGAAACAAATTTAAAGCATCCTGTACTCCCCGCTTTTATGGCAGTTTCAAAGCCGTCGATAAACGAAGCATGGAATCAACTATTGACTGAAAAAAATCATCAAGTAATAATCGTTCCGTATTTATTTTTTTCAGGAACTCTTATGAATGAATTAAAAGATAGAATAAAATCGTTACCTCTAGAAATGCAAAATAACTGGATATTATGTGAAACCTTAGGGTACGATTGCTTAATTACATCAATTTTTACTGAAAGAATAATTGAAGCTCAAACAAATGAATTATACACTGTAATAAAATAA
- the cobA gene encoding uroporphyrinogen-III C-methyltransferase has protein sequence MIGKVYLVGAGPGDVDLITVKGLKCIQNADVIIYDRLVNKELLEYAKESVELIYAGKLPNYHALKQETINAFLVKYAKKGKNVVRLKGGDPFIFGRGGEEATYLVERGVSFEIVPGITSGIAAPAYAGIPVTHRDYSSSFAFVTGHCKEEDTVKWASLAKGIDTLAIYMGVNNLPYIRHQLISNGKHQDTPVALIHYGTTEQQRTVISTLKNVITDIEKEKIANPSMIIVGEVVNLHHQLQWFETNYNAITEHTNINYSSL, from the coding sequence ATGATTGGAAAAGTTTATTTAGTTGGTGCTGGACCAGGGGACGTTGATCTAATTACAGTAAAAGGACTAAAGTGCATTCAAAATGCAGATGTCATTATTTATGACCGACTAGTTAATAAGGAACTATTAGAGTATGCAAAAGAATCCGTCGAGTTAATATACGCTGGTAAACTCCCAAACTACCATGCATTAAAACAAGAAACAATAAATGCTTTCTTAGTGAAGTATGCAAAAAAAGGAAAAAACGTAGTTCGATTAAAAGGTGGAGATCCTTTCATTTTTGGTCGTGGTGGTGAAGAAGCAACTTATCTTGTAGAACGTGGTGTCTCTTTTGAAATCGTTCCTGGCATTACATCAGGTATAGCAGCTCCAGCTTATGCTGGTATCCCTGTCACCCATCGTGATTATAGTAGTTCCTTTGCTTTTGTAACAGGTCATTGCAAAGAAGAGGATACGGTTAAATGGGCCTCTTTAGCAAAAGGCATTGACACACTAGCAATTTATATGGGGGTTAATAATTTACCATATATTCGGCATCAACTAATTTCAAATGGAAAACATCAAGACACACCCGTTGCCCTGATTCACTATGGTACGACTGAACAACAGCGAACTGTCATTAGTACACTAAAAAATGTAATAACTGACATTGAAAAAGAAAAAATAGCCAATCCTAGTATGATTATCGTAGGAGAAGTAGTAAATTTACACCATCAATTACAATGGTTTGAGACAAACTATAACGCGATCACTGAACATACAAACATTAATTACTCAAGTCTATAA
- a CDS encoding DUF3906 family protein, producing the protein MFLYRFEASIESRIVPIVILANDDEKAFKLVDTELEKFYVKKPDVKELLMYEKKKVSQSGGFVLDLEVLSKR; encoded by the coding sequence ATGTTTTTATATCGATTTGAAGCATCAATCGAAAGTCGTATCGTTCCTATTGTTATATTAGCAAATGATGATGAAAAAGCATTTAAACTAGTTGATACAGAACTTGAAAAGTTTTATGTTAAGAAACCGGACGTTAAAGAATTACTAATGTATGAAAAAAAGAAAGTTAGCCAAAGTGGTGGATTTGTTTTAGATTTAGAAGTTTTAAGTAAACGATGA
- a CDS encoding nitrite/sulfite reductase produces the protein MAFEKIWKDNLKLNETEKKKLVKDGLKIYDDIPYYAKNGFESIPKDQWDLFKWAGCYLQKPKEAGYFMMRVNVPSGILTHEQLITLAEIARDYGRDVYDITTRQAIQFHWLTIDQIPDIFTRLEKVGLSSAGACGDITRNIVGNPLAGIDPNELFDTTPIVKEVYEFFQFNEEFSNLPRKYKMSISTNKNNASNAEINCISFIPAIKEIDGKETCGFHLKVGGGLSSAPHLAQELDVFLLPHQVKEVAIAVTTIFRDYGYREKRHHSRLKFLVADWGVEKFKEVLEGYTGKLLPKGTGFEESWNAGYFYGVHPQKQEGLNYVGLSIPVGRLHSKDVFELARIVKKYGNGEIRNCNSQNLILPNIPAENIEELLKEPILEKFTPIPPKFIGYSVACTGNEYCNLALVETKARMKDTASYLDEKITLDVPVRIHMVGCPNSCGQRAIADIGLQGIKARNEKKELVEAFEIYVGGTLANGGKLNEKLKGKVESPALHLVLEKFLQHFSENKLPSETFLDYVSRVGIEELQTYLTSILETVNAS, from the coding sequence ATGGCATTTGAAAAAATTTGGAAAGACAATCTTAAGCTAAATGAAACTGAGAAAAAGAAACTCGTTAAGGATGGACTTAAAATCTATGATGACATCCCCTACTATGCAAAAAATGGGTTTGAATCAATTCCAAAAGATCAATGGGATTTATTCAAGTGGGCTGGATGCTATTTACAAAAACCAAAAGAAGCCGGATATTTTATGATGCGAGTTAATGTTCCGTCTGGCATACTAACACATGAACAGCTTATAACATTAGCAGAAATCGCTCGCGATTATGGTCGAGATGTGTATGATATTACAACCCGTCAAGCGATCCAATTTCATTGGTTAACAATTGATCAAATTCCAGATATTTTCACACGTTTAGAAAAAGTTGGTCTATCTAGTGCTGGGGCATGCGGTGATATTACACGTAATATCGTTGGAAATCCACTTGCAGGAATTGATCCTAATGAATTATTTGATACTACACCTATCGTAAAGGAAGTTTATGAATTCTTTCAGTTTAATGAAGAGTTCTCCAATCTACCTAGAAAATATAAAATGTCGATCAGTACAAATAAAAATAATGCGTCAAATGCAGAAATTAACTGCATTTCATTTATTCCGGCTATTAAAGAAATTGACGGCAAAGAAACTTGTGGTTTCCATTTAAAAGTTGGTGGTGGGCTATCTTCCGCTCCACATTTAGCTCAAGAACTTGATGTATTCTTGTTACCACATCAAGTGAAAGAAGTTGCGATCGCCGTTACTACAATCTTTAGAGATTATGGCTACCGTGAGAAACGCCATCACTCTCGTTTAAAGTTTTTAGTCGCTGATTGGGGCGTTGAAAAGTTTAAAGAAGTTTTAGAAGGATATACAGGTAAGCTATTACCAAAAGGAACTGGCTTTGAAGAGTCATGGAATGCAGGATATTTTTATGGAGTTCATCCACAAAAGCAAGAAGGATTAAATTATGTTGGATTAAGTATACCTGTTGGAAGATTGCATTCTAAGGATGTTTTTGAATTAGCTAGAATTGTTAAAAAATACGGTAATGGTGAAATACGTAATTGTAATTCACAAAATTTAATTTTACCAAATATTCCAGCTGAAAATATTGAGGAATTATTGAAAGAACCAATACTTGAAAAATTCACTCCAATACCTCCAAAATTTATTGGTTACTCTGTTGCTTGTACAGGAAATGAATACTGCAATTTAGCATTAGTTGAAACGAAGGCTCGTATGAAGGATACAGCATCTTATTTAGATGAAAAAATTACTTTAGATGTACCAGTTAGAATTCACATGGTTGGTTGCCCTAACTCTTGTGGTCAAAGAGCAATCGCTGATATAGGACTTCAAGGCATCAAGGCTCGTAATGAGAAAAAAGAATTAGTAGAGGCTTTTGAAATTTATGTAGGTGGTACATTAGCCAATGGTGGTAAATTAAATGAAAAATTAAAAGGGAAGGTTGAATCCCCTGCCCTCCACCTAGTATTAGAAAAATTCTTGCAGCACTTTAGCGAAAATAAACTACCTTCAGAAACCTTTTTAGATTATGTATCAAGAGTTGGAATTGAAGAATTACAAACCTATTTAACTTCCATTCTTGAAACTGTCAATGCATCTTAA
- the cysC gene encoding adenylyl-sulfate kinase, which translates to MSENIVWHQASISKEDRRQKNNHHSCILWFTGLSASGKSTIANEIAKALYHLNVQQYVLDGDNIRHGLNKDLGFTDFDRTENIRRIGEVAKLFVDNGQIVLTAFISPFIADRNIVRSLVEQDEFIEVYVECSVETCESRDPKGLYKKAKNGEIQNFTGISSPYEAPINPEIILNTDKQSVQDCVETILQFLKSKNYIG; encoded by the coding sequence ATGTCTGAAAATATCGTTTGGCATCAAGCTAGTATTTCAAAAGAAGATCGCCGACAAAAAAACAATCACCACAGCTGTATTTTATGGTTTACTGGTTTATCCGCTTCAGGTAAATCGACGATTGCTAACGAGATTGCAAAAGCTTTATACCATCTTAATGTTCAACAATACGTATTAGATGGTGATAATATTCGTCATGGCTTAAACAAAGATCTAGGTTTCACTGATTTTGACAGAACTGAAAACATCAGACGAATTGGTGAAGTAGCAAAACTCTTTGTAGATAACGGGCAAATTGTCTTAACGGCTTTTATCTCCCCTTTTATTGCTGATCGAAATATCGTTCGGTCATTAGTCGAACAAGACGAGTTTATTGAAGTTTACGTAGAATGCTCCGTTGAAACTTGTGAGAGTAGAGATCCGAAAGGACTTTATAAAAAAGCAAAAAATGGTGAAATTCAAAACTTTACGGGCATCAGCTCTCCGTATGAGGCACCAATCAATCCAGAAATTATATTAAATACTGATAAACAATCTGTACAAGATTGTGTTGAAACAATACTTCAATTTTTAAAGAGTAAAAATTATATTGGGTAA